A section of the Malus sylvestris chromosome 17, drMalSylv7.2, whole genome shotgun sequence genome encodes:
- the LOC126611292 gene encoding uncharacterized protein LOC126611292 — MKREGRQHGMVRTYRILPEPLNPRPATRHINKFESPPTAGLFTKVPTKPTNHSKFTGKCGKSKCTGCHIHPASKAKEKTKGNQKLKSSDVLSNHRLVTWRVVDGQTGLNNQLGLSATEMLDHLSNDYENDHDDGNDGHEIHGYAIGYYDDGNDDRTVENYVDDVDHHGDYEVMGFFNVDYVVDHQIEEDDGWCLVPQT; from the coding sequence ATGAAGAGGGAGGGTCGCCAGCATGGGATGGTCCGGACATACCGGATCCTACCGGAACCGTTGAACCCAAGACCGGCAACCCGGCACATCAACAAGTTCGAGTCTCCGCCCACGGCCGGGTTGTTCACCAAGGTGCCAACCAAGCCCAccaaccactccaagttcacgGGCAAGTGCGGCAAGTCCAAGTGCACCGGGTGTCACATTCACCCGGCTTCCAAGGCCAAGGAAAAGACCAAGGGCAACCAAAAGCTCAAGTCGTCCGACGTCCTTTCCAATCATCGGTTGGTCACTTGGCGGGTCGTGGACGGGCAAACCGGCTTGAATAATCAATTGGGTTTGTCCGCCACGGAGATGTTGGATCATCTCTCTAACGATTATGAGAATGACCATGATGATGGCAATGACGGACATGAAATCCATGGTTATGCAATTGGATATTATGATGATGGAAATGATGATCGGACGGTGGAaaattatgttgatgatgttgatCATCATGGTGATTATGAAGTGATGGGTTTCTTTAACGTGGATTATGTGGTTGATCATCAAATTGAGGAAGATGATGGTTGGTGCTTAGTGCCACAAACGTGA
- the LOC126612121 gene encoding cystinosin homolog, producing the protein MASWNSIPLEIIYEVMGWAAFVSWSVSFYPQVVLNFRRKSVVGLNFDFVVLNLTKHSSYLIYNATLYFSSAVQKQYFEKYGEKQMIPVAANDVAFSIHAVLLTAITLYQILIYERGNQKVSKISIGIVAAVWLGAAVCVFLALPSHSWLWLISIFNSIQVFMTCIKYIPQAVMNFLRKSTDGFSIGNILLDFSGGVANYAQMAMQSIDQDSWVNFYGNIGKTLLSLISIFFDLLFMGQHFVLYRGKKALISPKIINKESTEPLVKSSDDSVSENV; encoded by the exons ATGGCGTCGTGGAATTCGATTCCTCTGGAAATCATATACGAAGTGATGGGATGGGCGGCGTTCGTGAGTTGGTCCGTCAGCTTCTATCCGCAAGTCGTTTTGAATTTCCGCCGGAAAAG TGTGGTGGGTCTGAACTTCGATTTCGTGGTGCTGAATTTGACCAAGCACTCCTCTTACCTCATTTACAACGCCACTCTCTACTTCAGCTCCGCCGTTCAGAAGCAGTACTTCGAAAAGTACGGCGAGAAACAG ATGATACCTGTTGCAGCAAATGATGTTGCTTTCTCTATTCATGCTGTTTTACTGACGGCAATTACCCTGTACCAAATATTAATCTATGAA CGCGGAAATCAGAAGGTCTCCAAGATTTCCATTGGAATTGTTGCTGCCGTGTGGTTAGGTGCTGCAGTTTGTGTTTTCTTAGCTTTGCCAAGCCATTCCTGGCTTTGGTTGATCTCCATTTTCAA CTCAATTCAAGTTTTTATGACATGCATAAAATATATTCCCCAG GCGGTCATGAACTTTTTGCGGAAGAGTACAGATGGATTCAGCATTGGCAACATTTTACTTGACTTTTCTGGAGGGGTGGCTAATTATGCACAAATGGCCATGCAGTCTATAGATCAAG ATTCTTGGGTGAACTTTTATGGAAATATAGGAAAGACTTTGCTGTCTTTG ATATCTATATTCTTTGACCTTCTATTCATGGGTCAACATTTCGTGCTGTATCGTGGAAAGAAAGCTCTGATCTCCCCTAAAATCATCAATAAGGAGAGCACAGAACCGCTTGTCAAGTCTTCCGATGACTCAGTTTCAGAAAACGTTTAG
- the LOC126612122 gene encoding cystinosin homolog, producing the protein MASWNSIPLEVAYQVLGWTAFVSWSFSFYPQVILNFRRKSVVGLSIDFVVLNVTKHSSYLIYNATLYFSSVVQKQYFEKYGEGQMIPVAANDVAFSAHAVLLTSITLFQIAIYERGSQKVSKIAIGIVLAVWLGATVCFFVALPTHSWLWLINIFSLIQVFMTVTKYTPQAFMNFMRKSTDGLSIGYFSLDFSGGVTNYAQMAVQSIDQDSWVNFYGNMGKMLLSMISVSFDILFMCQRFLLYPSAKAMIPRKLSKESSEPLLQSSDHAVHENV; encoded by the exons ATGGCGTCGTGGAATTCGATTCCGCTGGAAGTCGCGTACCAAGTGCTGGGATGGACGGCGTTCGTGAGTTGGTCCTTCAGCTTCTACCCGCAAGTCATCTTGAATTTCCGCCGGAAAAG TGTTGTGGGATTGAGCATCGATTTCGTGGTGCTGAATGTGACGAAGCACTCGTCCTATCTCATCTACAACGCCACTCTTTACTTCAGCTCCGTCGTCCAGAAGCAGTACTTTGAAAAGTACGGCGAAGGACAG ATGATACCTGTGGCAGCAAATGATGTTGCTTTCTCTGCCCATGCTGTTTTGTTGACATCAATTACTCTGTTCCAAATTGCTATCTATGAA CGCGGAAGCCAGAAGGTATCCAAGATTGCCATAGGAATTGTCCTCGCCGTGTGGTTAGGCGCCAcagtttgtttttttgtagCTTTGCCAACCCATTCATGGCTTTGGCTAATTAACATTTTCAG cttgattcaagttttcatgaCGGTCACCAAGTATACTCCCCAG GCATTCATGAACTTCATGAGGAAGAGCACAGATGGATTAAGCATTGGCTACTTTTCACTTGATTTTTCTGGAGGAGTCACAAATTATGCCCAAATGGCTGTGCAGTCTATAGATCAAG ATTCGTGGGTGAACTTCTACGGAAACATGGGGAAGATGCTGCTATCTATG ATATCTGTGTCGTTTGACATTCTTTTCATGTGTCAACGTTTCCTGCTGTATCCTTCCGCCAAAGCGATGATCCCTCGTAAACTCAGTAAGGAGAGCTCAGAGCCGCTGCTCCAATCGTCCGATCACGCAGTCCATGAAAACGTATAG
- the LOC126611496 gene encoding succinate dehydrogenase [ubiquinone] iron-sulfur subunit 2, mitochondrial-like, whose translation MATGLIRRAIASASSRSTAASLRYVCVRTMASEAQAQQVDLKARDKTDVKTFSIYRWNPDNPKKPELKEYEIDLKDCGPMVLDALIKIKNEMDPTLTFRRSCREGICGSCAMNIDGCNGLACLTKIAPSEAGATMITPLPHMFVIKDLVVDMTNFYNQYKSIEPWLKRKTPAAELDGKEIRQSKKDRAKLDGMYECILCACCSTSCPSYWWNPESYLGPAALLHANRWISDSRDEYTKERLDAINDEFKLYRCHTILNCARACPKGLNPGKQIQHIKQLQLKP comes from the exons ATGGCAACGGGGTTGATACGGAGGGCCATAGCTTCGGCGTCGTCTAGATCGACGGCGGCGTCGCTTCGTTATGTGTGTGTTCGGACCATGGCGTCGGAGGCTCAGGCCCAGCAAGTGGACCTCAAGGCCCGGGACAAAACGGACGTCAAGACCTTCTCAATCTACCGGTGGAACCCGGACAACCCGAAGAAGCCGGAGCTCAAGGAGTACGAGATCGACCTCAAGGATTGCGGGCCCATGGTGCTGGACGCCCTCATCAAGATAAAGAACGAGATGGACCCCACCCTCACCTTCCGCCGATCTTGCCGGGAAGGGATCTGCGGCTCCTGCGCCATGAACATCGACGGCTGCAACGGTCTGGCCTGCCTGACGAAGATTGCGCCGTCGGAGGCAGGCGCCACGATGATCACGCCGCTGCCGCACATGTTTGTGATCAAGGACCTGGTGGTGGACATGACGAATTTCTACAACCAGTACAAGAGCATCGAGCCGTGGCTGAAGCGGAAGACCCCGGCGGCGGAGCTGGATGGGAAGGAGATAAGGCAGAGCAAGAAGGATAGGGCGAAGCTGGATGGGATGTACGAGTGCATTCTCTGCGCCTGCTGTAGCACATCCTGCCCTAGCTACTGGTGGAACCCTGAGTCCTATTTGGGCCCAGCCGCCTTGCTCCACGCCAATCG GTGGATAAGTGACAGCCGTGACGAATACACGAAGGAACGACTGGATGCCATAAATGACGAGTTCAAGCTCTACCGGTGCCATACCATATTGAACTGTGCTCGTGCCTGCCCGAAGGGTTTGAACCCCGGAAAGCAGATCCAACATATCAAGCAGCTCCAGCTGAAGCCCTAA